One Eremothecium cymbalariae DBVPG#7215 chromosome 2, complete sequence DNA window includes the following coding sequences:
- a CDS encoding membrane-bound O-acyltransferase family protein (similar to Ashbya gossypii AFL067W) — MLTGNMEAPTKNWISLLFSLESLDARLAPPKDVKRRQQISLNAGKSRWNTLEFWLYYLVFIIVIPLMFKTGMDASNELNPNYPKYERLLSDGWLFGRKVDNSDDQYRFFRDNFLLLLGLMLGHTSIKKCVIHFSSIKPVTFDFGFGLVFISAAHGVNALRVLVHLFAMFSIVKMFKKQRRLATILSWTYGIGTLFFNNSYKSYPFGSILSILSFLDTSYKGLIGRWDVFFNFTLLRMLSFNMDYLERWHNVNQKERLTTPTLYENDDTSASTKNHELVSLAPIRENAFSEEILDERSRLVAPHSLRDYSIKNYLAYVTYTPLFIAGPIITFNDYLYQSCHTLPSIAGHRIVRYALNLTCCLLTMEFLLHFMYVVAVSKTKAWAGDTPFQLSMIGLFNLNVIWLKLLIPWRLFRLWAMLDGIDPPENMIRSVDNNYSALAFWRAWHRSYNKWVVRYIYIPLGGSSNRLLTSLAVFSFVAIWHDIEMRLLLWGWLIVLFLFPEILATKYFGKYSKESWYRSLCGVGCVFNLWLMMIANLFGFCLGSSGTMQLLKDIFSTQDGIVFFFCANTAIYVAVQVMFEQREHEKRQGINVKC, encoded by the coding sequence CGAAGACAACAGATTAGTTTGAATGCTGGTAAATCAAGATGGAATACATTGGAGTTTTGGTTATACTATTTAGTATTCATAATTGTAATACCGCTAATGTTTAAGACAGGTATGGATGCATCTAATGAGTTGAATCCGAATTATCCGAAGTATGAGCGATTGTTAAGTGATGGTTGGTTATTCGGTCGCAAAGTCGATAACAGTGACGATCAATACAGATTTTTCAGGGATaactttttgttgttgctaGGTTTAATGTTAGGTCACACTTCCATCAAGAAATGTGTAATTCATTTTTCTTCTATTAAACCTGTAAcgtttgattttggttttggtttGGTGTTCATAAGTGCAGCTCATGGGGTTAATGCATTAAGAGTACTTGTTCACTTGTTCGCAATGTTTAGCATTGTTAAGATGTTCAAGAAACAAAGGAGATTGGCAACCATATTATCGTGGACATATGGTATTGGAACacttttctttaataatagCTATAAGTCGTATCCTTTTGGGAGTATTctatcaatattatcatttCTTGATACCTCCTACAAGGGTCTTATTGGAAGATGGGATGtgtttttcaattttacGCTATTGAGAATGTTATCTTTTAATATGGATTATTTAGAGAGATGGCACAATGTCAATCAGAAGGAGAGATTGACAACTCCTACGCTttatgaaaatgatgatacCTCTGCAAGCACAAAGAACCATGAATTAGTGTCTCTTGCTCCTATTCGAGAAAATGCATTTAGTGAAGAAATATTAGATGAACGTTCTCGCTTAGTAGCTCCCCATAGCTTACGAGACTACTCTATCAAAAATTATCTCGCCTATGTTACTTACACACCATTATTCATTGCTGGCCCAATCATTACGTTTAATGACTACCTATACCAAAGTTGTCACACGCTACCTTCTATCGCTGGTCACAGAATTGTGCGATACGCATTAAACTTGACATGTTGTTTATTAACCATGGAATTCCTACTTCATTTCATGTATGTGGTTGCGGTCTCCAAAACGAAAGCGTGGGCTGGTGATACCCCATTTCAATTGTCTATGATAGGACTCTTTAATTTGAATGTAATCTGGTTGAAGCTATTGATTCCCTGGAGGTTATTTCGATTGTGGGCAATGCTTGATGGCATCGACCCACCAGAGAATATGATTAGGAGTGTTGACAATAATTATAGTGCATTGGCGTTTTGGAGAGCATGGCATAGATCATACAACAAGTGGGTTGTACGGTATATTTATATCCCTTTGGGAGGATCTTCTAATAGACTTTTGACTTCTCTAGCTGTCTTTTCCTTTGTGGCTATATGGCATGATATTGAAATGAGATTATTATTGTGGGGCTGGTTAATTGTcttgtttttatttcctGAAATTCTTGCAACTAAATACTTCGGCAAATATTCTAAGGAAAGTTGGTACAGAAGTTTATGTGGAGTTGGCTGTGTTTTCAATCTGtggttgatgatgattgCAAATTTGTTTGGGTTTTGTTTAGGATCTTCTGGCACTATGCAATTACTCAAAGATATATTCAGTACTCAAGATGGAAttgtcttcttcttttgtgCTAATACAGCTATATATGTTGCAGTTCAAGTCATGTTCGAACAAAGAGAACACGAGAAAAGGCAGGGCATAAACGTAAAGTGCTGA
- the LCL3 gene encoding Lcl3p (similar to Ashbya gossypii AFL066C) produces MTEQKKSSVIPFQSQVKLLVLPLLITGGLFTTYVFYNRHLRQYTGARDIPSHLFRRGYLFGKVTSVGDGDNFHFFHMPGGILGGWHWLREVPSLPRMPKHLQSSQVTTVSNSWWSNWLYELSTYKVGRNKRYFKSLHVPYRGKRNLPTISVRLCGVDAPEGAHFGKSAQPLSEEALIWLRYTILGKYVGKPLAIDHYGRCVAKVEYLSWLKWKNVSLEMIKQGLGVVYEGKLGAEFDSEEPLYRYHEAQAKKAKKGVWGLRRFETPATFKKRTK; encoded by the coding sequence ATGACCGAGCAGAAGAAGTCAAGTGTTATTCCTTTTCAATCACAGGTTAAGTTGCTTGTACTGCCGTTATTAATAACAGGTGGATTATTCACAACTTATGTATTTTATAATAGGCATCTAAGACAATATACTGGAGCTCGAGACATACCAAGTCATCTGTTCAGAAGAGGATATCTTTTTGGTAAAGTTACATCTGTAGGAGATGGTGATaattttcatttctttCACATGCCAGGTGGTATACTTGGTGGATGGCATTGGCTTCGGGAAGTTCCATCGCTTCCAAGAATGCCGAAGCATCTTCAATCATCTCAGGTAACAACAGTTTCCAATTCATGGTGGTCAAATTGGCTTTATGAGTTGAGTACGTATAAGGTGGGCAGGAATAAACGTTACTTCAAAAGTTTGCATGTACCATATAGGGGGAAGAGGAATTTACCAACCATTTCTGTAAGATTATGTGGTGTAGATGCACCAGAAGGTGCACATTTTGGTAAATCAGCTCAGCCGTTGAGCGAAGAAGCCCTTATATGGTTGAGGTACACAATATTAGGAAAATATGTTGGTAAACCGCTTGCCATTGATCATTATGGCAGATGTGTTGCAAAAGTAGAATATTTGTCGTGGCTCAAATGGAAAAATGTCAGTCTTGAGATGATCAAACAAGGATTGGGCGTTGTGTATGAAGGCAAGCTGGGAGCGGAATTTGATTCTGAAGAACCATTATATAGGTATCATGAAGCCCAGGCTAAGAAGGCAAAGAAAGGTGTGTGGGGTTTGCGTCGGTTTGAGACTCCGGCTACATTTAAGAAGCGTACGAAATGA
- the MMS2 gene encoding E2 ubiquitin-conjugating protein MMS2 (similar to Ashbya gossypii AFL064W 1-intron), with the protein MSRVPRSFRLLEELEKGEKGLGPESCSYGLANGEDITMTTWNGTILGPPHSNHENRIYSVVIKCGDEYPDKPPTVKFISKINLPCVDQATGEVETNMFHTLRDWKRSYTMETLLLDLRKEMASSTNKKLPQPPEGSTF; encoded by the exons ATGTCAAGAGT GCCAAGAAGTTTTAGGTTATTAGAAGAATTGGAGAAAGGTGAGAAGGGACTGGGACCAGAATCCTGCAGTTATGGTCTAGCTAATGGCGAGGATATTACAATGACGACATGGAACGGTACTATTTTAGGCCCTCCTCATAGCAATCATGAAAACAGAATTTATTCAGTGGTTATAAAATGTGGTGATGAATATCCTGACAAACCTCCTACAGTTAAATTTATCTCTAAGATCAATCTCCCATGTGTGGACCAGGCTACAGGAGAGGTTGAAACAAATATGTTCCATACTTTGCGTGATTGGAAGAGATCTTACACGATGGAGACGTTACTACTAGATTTGAGGAAGGAAATGGCTTCGTCTACAAACAAGAAGCTACCACAGCCTCCAGAAGGTAGCACATTTTAA
- the POS5 gene encoding NADH kinase (similar to Ashbya gossypii AFL063W) produces the protein MFSVSSKLWSLRCMVPTKVKFFHNGVTRFQEMASGIHVKSVEALENSTLPDFISSPNSKLQSMVWQKPVRNVLVTRKPWTKTTKDAMVELISYMHDSYPEINVIVQHDVAKELQEEFPVKLPSSQLPCVLYTGDTQDIVDRTELVVSLGGDGTILSAVSMFSNTRVPPVLAFSLGTLGFLLPFEFKNYREVFENVISSRSKCLHRTRLECHLVRNGKVTRSQTLHAMNDIFIHRGNSPHLAHMDITIDNEFLTSTTGDGVALSTPTGSTAYSLSAGGSIVSPLVPSILLTPICPRSLSFRPVILPRTSYIKVVISSRVAHDFDEQVLKLSIDGIPQEDLRLGDEIHVRSEAGTIYVEGSIVPNRKDTSGLSNMKDPKSTGIYCVARTENDWIRGINELLGFNSGFRAISHKKP, from the coding sequence ATGTTTAGTGTCTCCAGTAAGCTATGGTCGTTGCGATGTATGGTTCCAACAAAGGTTAAATTTTTCCACAATGGTGTTACAAGGTTTCAAGAAATGGCATCAGGTATCCATGTTAAGTCAGTGGAAGCTTTGGAGAATTCCACGTTGCCTGATTTTATATCTTCTCCCAACTCTAAGCTACAGTCGATGGTATGGCAAAAACCGGTAAGGAATGTTCTTGTAACCAGGAAGCCATGGACAAAAACGACGAAGGATGCAATGGTTGAACTTATTTCATATATGCATGATTCATATCCTGAAATAAACGTTATTGTACAGCATGATGTAGCTAAAGAGCTACAAGAAGAGTTCCCGGTAAAGTTGCCCTCTTCCCAACTGCCATGTGTGCTATATACGGGAGATACacaagatattgttgaCCGGACAGAGTTAGTGGTATCCTTAGGTGGTGATGGAACAATTTTAAGTGCAGTTTCAatgttttcaaatacaaGGGTGCCCCCCGTGTTAGCATTTTCATTAGGGACTCTCGGGTTTCTATTACCAtttgaattcaaaaactaCAGAGAAGTCTTCGAGAATGTAATCAGCTCAAGATCCAAGTGCTTACATCGGACTCGTTTAGAATGTCACTTAGTCCGCAATGGGAAAGTTACACGGTCACAAACATTGCACGCTATGAATGATATCTTCATACACAGGGGAAATTCGCCTCATTTGGCTCATATGGATATTACTATAGATAACGAATTTTTGACGAGCACCACCGGCGATGGTGTCGCCCTCTCTACGCCCACAGGATCAACGGCGTATTCATTATCAGCAGGAGGAAGTATAGTATCTCCATTGGTTCCATCTATACTATTAACTCCAATATGCCCTCGATCTTTGTCCTTTAGGCCGGTAATTCTACCTCGTACCAGCTATATTAAAGTTGTAATTAGTTCCAGAGTAGCTCACGACTTTGATGAACAGGTTCTAAAATTATCGATTGATGGAATTCCTCAAGAAGACTTAAGGTTGGGCGACGAGATTCATGTGCGAAGTGAGGCCGGAACCATCTATGTCGAGGGCTCGATAGTACCAAATAGGAAAGACACCTCCGGTTTATCTAATATGAAGGACCCAAAAAGTACTGGCATCTACTGTGTTGCCAGAACCGAAAATGACTGGATAAGGGGTATTAACGAATTATTAGGGTTCAACTCAGGATTCCGCGCCATTTCGCACAAGAAACCATAG
- the MF(ALPHA)1 gene encoding Mf(Alpha)1p (similar to Saccharomyces cerevisiae YPL187W - MFalpha1) — protein sequence MKFYNILSVASIASLVFAAPVSVNDAKEIAATFPQEALLGFLDLTDAENIVILSLVDEEKSGIALVNKTIWATARSEQAAGISKRDADAWHWLRFDRGQPIHKRSADAVADAWHWLRFDRGQPIHKRSADAVADAWHWLRFDRGQPIHKRSADAVADAWHWLRFDRGQPIHK from the coding sequence ATGAAGttctataatatattatctgtCGCTTCTATAGCGTCTTTAGTCTTCGCTGCTCCAGTGAGCGTCAATGACGCCAAGGAGATTGCCGCCACCTTCCCACAGGAAGCATTGCTTGGGTTTTTAGACTTGACTGATGCGGAGAATATCGTTATCTTGTCACTAGTTGACGAAGAAAAGTCCGGCATTGCATTGGttaataaaacaatttgGGCGACTGCACGTTCTGAACAAGCTGCTGGAATTTCTAAGAGAGACGCTGACGCCTGGCACTGGCTGAGATTTGATCGTGGTCAACCAATTCACAAGAGAAGTGCTGATGCCGTGGCTGACGCCTGGCACTGGCTGAGATTTGATCGTGGTCAACCAATTCACAAGAGAAGTGCTGATGCCGTGGCTGACGCCTGGCACTGGCTGAGATTTGATCGTGGTCAACCAATTCACAAGAGAAGTGCTGATGCCGTGGCTGACGCCTGGCACTGGTTGAGATTCGACCGTGGTCAACCAATTCACAAGTGA
- the MRN1 gene encoding Mrn1p (similar to Ashbya gossypii AFL061C), with protein sequence MTYQDPYQGLNFQHPSRMQSPLSESNSMTPTSDLSLSNRPHAWSDPMYDQTWGVNTAAAAAYNDDSQGAHTFVMPQNSGRYDSSGLCSDSSNESFSQQLVEQQQQLFEQQLSQQQQPQQPGMNMMAQYPAQVGHRPMAVQSSRMSNPKDFTSAPSRTVYLGNVPPYITTRELLDHVRSGVVEDVKILPEKMCAFISFVDENSALLFHSDAILKRLNIDDRDIKIGWGKPTQIDPIVAAGINNDGATRNVYLGKLNTNPKMCAQWGADPNEETITEEKLRNDLADFGEVESVKIVTEKGIAFVHFSSIFSAIKVVANLANVNPYYAQKKIFYGKDRCAFITKTQQHNAAQFLGIQPGMEPLFSNDRELISQTLLQQSAAAAAIATSAGGANNLGNRTIYLGNLPKDVKLEEICNSVRGGLLQHIKLLNDRHVCFVTFIDPTAAAQFYAMSSLHGLTIHNKRCKIGWGKHSGPLPNPLALAVSRGASRNIYLGNIDFEDDRKLEQPIFTETSLRSVFQEFGEVEQINFLYERNCCFINFANISSAILAIDKIKSIPTFKDLKINFGKDRCGNVPRQFC encoded by the coding sequence ATGACATATCAAGATCCCTACCAAGGTTTGAATTTCCAGCATCCGTCGCGAATGCAGTCGCCATTGAGCGAATCGAATTCGATGACTCCAACATCTGATCTCTCGTTGTCTAATAGGCCGCACGCCTGGTCTGACCCTATGTATGATCAGACGTGGGGGGTGAATACAGCCGCGGCAGCAGCTTATAATGATGACTCTCAGGGTGCTCATACATTTGTGATGCCACAAAACTCTGGCAGGTATGATTCATCTGGATTGTGTTCAGATTCGTCTAATGAATCGTTTTCGCAGCAGCTTGtggagcagcagcagcagctttTCGAACAGCAGCTATcgcagcaacagcaaccgCAGCAGCCCGGTATGAATATGATGGCGCAGTATCCAGCACAGGTGGGCCATCGCCCTATGGCAGTCCAGTCAAGTCGGATGAGTAATCCAAAGGATTTCACATCTGCGCCTTCTAGAACGGTGTATTTGGGTAATGTACCGCCATATATTACCACACGGGAGTTGTTGGACCATGTTCGATCTGGTGTGGTTGAGGACGTTAAGATTTTGCCGGAAAAGATGTGTGcatttatttcttttgttgatgagaaCTCTGCTCTTTTGTTTCATTCTGATGCTATTTTGAAGCGACTAAACATTGACGACCGAGACATCAAGATAGGATGGGGCAAGCCAACGCAGATTGATCCAATTGTGGCTGCCGGTATTAATAACGATGGGGCCACTAGAAATGTGTATCTCGGGAAGCTTAATACGAATCCGAAGATGTGTGCTCAATGGGGGGCAGATCCGAATGAGGAAACGATCACGGAAGAAAAATTACGAAATGACTTGGCAGACTTTGGCGAAGTTGAAAGTGTTAAGATTGTGACCGAGAAAGGAATCGCATTTGTTCATTTCTCGTCCATCTTTTCAGCCATTAAAGTGGTTGCAAATTTAGCCAACGTCAATCCGTATTATGCacaaaaaaagattttCTATGGTAAAGACAGATGTGCATTCATCACAAAGACGCAGCAGCATAACGCTGCGCAGTTTTTAGGCATTCAGCCCGGTATGGAGCCATTGTTTTCTAACGATAGAGAGTTAATATCGCAAACTTTACTACAGCAATCTGCAGCTGCGGCTGCAATCGCCACTAGCGCTGGTGGTGCAAACAATTTGGGGAACAGGACGATTTACCTTGGCAACTTGCCAAAGGATGTCAAATTAGAAGAAATTTGCAATTCTGTTCGCGGTGGGCTGTTACAGCACATtaaattattaaatgatCGTCACGTTTGTTTTGTCACTTTCATCGATCCTACAGCAGCTGCGCAGTTTTATGCAATGAGTTCCTTACATGGATTAACTATTCACAACAAGCGTTGCAAGATTGGCTGGGGTAAGCATTCAGGTCCATTACCCAATCCGCTAGCTTTGGCAGTTTCCCGTGGTGCTTCAAGGAACATTTACTTGGGAAATATTGACTTTGAGGATGATAGAAAATTGGAACAGCCTATCTTCACCGAAACCTCTTTGAGATCAGTATTTCAAGAATTTGGTGAAGTTGAGCAAATTAACTTTCTATACGAGAGGAACTGTTGTTTCATCAACTTTGCTAATATTAGCAGCGCTATTCTGGCgattgataaaattaaatcGATACCAACctttaaagatttgaaaattaaCTTTGGTAAGGATAGATGTGGTAATGTTCCTCGCCAATTCTGCTAG